In a single window of the Bactrocera dorsalis isolate Fly_Bdor chromosome 2, ASM2337382v1, whole genome shotgun sequence genome:
- the LOC105229620 gene encoding uncharacterized protein LOC105229620 gives MDLATVPPELEELLICSCCHLPFNDNDALPKLFTCRHYFCLKCVNSLLREGSDELYCVHCWKRTELQGPEPRTDSLPTYNAILYLTQNLTTLSFKMKCGERDRQQRSSSIASNGSTGALSGSGVINNTGNNNNNNSNNSDGSNGNLNSIGVGVGVGNNNANNNLDKLKMTENCMTHAMPNTLWCSVCNILLCRACAATEEHRTHLVKNKIEAKESLHSDISKELLGMQKTLNDVQHLVLKQRDFLLKILESCTTLKTQIEAELLNHMPTLEISEIRENLCKARLCLEILDKQTPAEAMKLYATLHAEKQRLMAKYQEMFLQCKLDDMIRNCGYVFDFDLIKQALVQMHNCVLNGGNLDNFGVGSVIGGLNGITTATHQNPVLLLANYCISQLYSRHMLLLKQQQQQQQQQQQHAQQQQQHLLSNGLLTSMISHVSLSTTTNGNLPTSNANFTHATYAQALQQNQPSNNSVTQQQANNPTSPAHKTYADIIALSSKSNASLQTAQQQQQLLQQQQAVSSSFSEIAPIGTPATTSNTSVVVGAQRNNTSHLFSSTDLNGLGLSLLHLQQQQQQSASNTQQQTKSTLLLNPSIHVYPIYYFNIEINGQHSGRILIEVRSDVAPKMAKNFNALATQELGYGYKGCHIFQCWENESIITGDFELNNGRGGRSVYDEGFFMPDDTKILAIRGSVGMRRSQKRHDNLGLVGSQFRIILREMRGFTGIFAFVIEGLDLVEKISQTGDATGKPQSSVVVVSCGKYQLG, from the coding sequence atggaCTTGGCGACCGTACCACCGGAGCTGGAGGAGCTCCTTATCTGCAGCTGTTGCCATTTACCCTTCAACGATAACGACGCGCTGCCGAAGCTATTCACGTGTCGCCACTACTTCTGCCTCAAATGTGTCAATTCGTTGCTGCGCGAAGGCAGCGATGAACTCTACTGCGTACACTGCTGGAAGCGTACCGAACTGCAGGGACCCGAGCCACGTACCGATAGCTTACCCACCTACAATGCGATTTTATATCTCACACAGAATTTGACTACGCTtagttttaaaatgaaatgcgGCGAACGTGATCGGCAGCAGCGTTCGTCGTCGATTGCATCGAACGGCTCCACCGGCGCGCTTAGCGGGAGCGGCGTTATTAATAATactggcaataacaacaacaataacagcaacaatagcgATGGCAGCAATGGCAATCTGAATAGTATTGGCGTTGGCGTTGGCGTtggcaacaacaacgccaacaacaatttGGATAAATTGAAAATGACCGAAAATTGCATGACACATGCCATGCCCAACACATTGTGGTGTAGCGTGTGCAATATCTTGCTTTGCCGCGCCTGTGCCGCAACCGAGGAGCACCGCACACATTTGGTGAAGAATAAAATCGAAGCCAAGGAATCGCTGCACTCGGACATATCAAAAGAGCTGCTCGGCATGCAGAAGACGCTGAACGATGTGCAACATTTGGTATTGAAGCAACGCGATTTTCTGCTCAAGATATTGGAGAGCTGCACCACGCTCAAGACACAAATCGAGGCGGAGCTGCTGAATCATATGCCCACTTTGGAGATTTCCGAAATTCGTGAGAACCTATGCAAGGCGCGCCTTTGCCTCGAGATACTTGATAAGCAGACGCCAGCTGAGGCTATGAAGCTCTATGCCACACTGCATGCCGAGAAGCAGCGGCTCATGGCCAAGTACCAGGAGATGTTTCTGCAATGCAAACTGGACGATATGATACGCAATTGTGGCTATGTCTTCGATTTCGATCTTATCAAGCAGGCACTCGTACAGATGCATAATTGTGTGCTCAACGGTGGCAATTTGGATAACTTCGGTGTGGGCTCGGTAATTGGTGGTCTCAATGGCATAACGACGGCTACTCATCAGAACCCGGTTTTGCTTTTGGCCAATTATTGTATTTCACAATTGTATTCGCgccatatgttgttgttgaagcaacagcaacaacaacagcagcagcaacagcagcatgcacaacagcaacaacaacatttgttgTCCAACGGTTTGCTCACCTCGATGATATCGCACGTGAGTCTCTCCACGACTACTAACGGAAATTTGCCCACTTCGAATGCCAATTTCACGCATGCAACATATGCACAGGCATTACAGCAGAATCAACCGTCAAACAACAGCGTGACACAACAACAAGCCAACAATCCCACTTCGCCCGCACACAAGACTTACGCCGACATCATTGCGCTCTCGAGCAAATCTAACGCCAGCCTGCAAACCgcgcaacagcagcaacagctgttgcaacaacaacaagccgtAAGCAGTAGTTTCTCCGAAATCGCACCAATTGGCACACCGGCAACAACATCGAACACATCAGTGGTGGTTGGCGCACAACGCAACAACACTTCACATCTCTTTTCCAGCACCGATCTGAACGGTTTAGGTCTAAGCTTATTGcatctgcaacaacaacagcagcagagtGCTTCGAATACACAGCAACAAACGAAATCAACATTACTACTTAACCCCAGCATACACGTCTATCCCATCTACTATTTCAACATCGAAATCAATGGGCAGCACTCCGGCCGCATACTCATAGAGGTGCGCAGCGACGTAGCGCCGAAAATGGCAAAGAATTTCAATGCACTGGCTACGCAAGAGCTCGGCTATGGTTACAAGGGTTGTCACATTTTCCAGTGTTGGGAGAACGAGAGTATTATTACGGGCGATTTTGAATTGAATAATGGGCGTGGCGGACGCTCGGTATACGATGAGGGCTTTTTTATGCCGGACGACACAAAGATACTAGCCATACGCGGTTCGGTTGGCATGAGGCGAAGTCAAAAGCGTCACGATAATTTAGGTCTCGTTGGTTCACAGTTCCGTATAATTTTAAGAGAAATGCGCGGTTTTACAGGCATATTTGCATTTGTGATCGAGGGTTTGGATTTGGTGGAGAAAATATCACAAACCGGCGATGCGACTGGTAAGCCACAGAGTAGTGTTGTCGTTGTCAGTTGTGGCAAATATCAGTTGGGTTAA